A genomic region of Desulfosarcina ovata subsp. ovata contains the following coding sequences:
- the rpmA gene encoding 50S ribosomal protein L27, with the protein MAHKKAAGSSKNGRDSNAQRRGIKRYGGQQVLAGNILVRQVGTRIHPGVNVGMGKDYTLFALIDGVVAYERKGRDRKQVSVYAA; encoded by the coding sequence ATGGCACATAAGAAAGCAGCCGGTAGTTCAAAAAACGGTCGTGACAGTAACGCCCAGCGTCGGGGAATCAAACGCTACGGCGGCCAGCAGGTGCTTGCCGGTAACATTTTGGTGCGCCAGGTGGGCACCAGAATTCATCCCGGCGTCAATGTGGGGATGGGCAAAGACTATACCCTTTTCGCCCTGATTGACGGTGTCGTTGCCTACGAACGAAAAGGTCGCGACCGCAAACAGGTCAGTGTCTATGCCGCGTGA
- the rplU gene encoding 50S ribosomal protein L21 encodes MYAVVATGGKQYKVAEGDILRVEKLAGDIGSTVAFDKVLIFSDGENVKIGQPEVDGVTVHGQIVAQGKQKKVLVFKFKRRKRYRRKQGHRQPFTAVRIDRIEA; translated from the coding sequence ATGTACGCAGTGGTTGCCACAGGCGGTAAACAATATAAGGTGGCCGAGGGAGATATTCTCAGGGTCGAAAAGCTTGCCGGTGACATCGGTTCGACGGTGGCCTTCGACAAGGTCCTTATATTTTCCGATGGTGAGAATGTCAAGATCGGCCAGCCCGAGGTCGATGGGGTAACCGTTCACGGGCAGATTGTGGCCCAGGGCAAGCAGAAGAAAGTGCTTGTCTTCAAGTTCAAACGCAGGAAACGCTACCGCCGCAAACAGGGTCATCGCCAGCCGTTTACGGCCGTTCGTATCGATCGCATCGAGGCGTAG
- the obgE gene encoding GTPase ObgE, with the protein MKFIDEVRIAVQSGKGGAGCVSFRREKYIPKGGPDGGDGGRGGDVVLKTTTKKRTLYHLRFQQLYKAKNGAGGQGQNRFGKGGDDLIIELPPGTLVINADTGELIKDLVDPDEVFVVAKGGRGGLGNARFKSSTNRTPRFAQPGEPGETLALRLELKLLADVGIVGLPNAGKSTLVSALSSARPKIADYPFTTLTPNLGVIQTGYREPFIVADIPGLIEGAHTGLGLGVRFLRHVERTRVLLHLVDVAAIDPDQPLRDLETVNRELKQYSRALTDKPQVVVLNKMDVAWADDAAALFEEAYGKGSLLRISAAAGSGLDQLTETLCELLDQLDDAQPEADG; encoded by the coding sequence GTGAAATTCATTGATGAAGTCCGCATTGCCGTCCAGTCGGGAAAAGGTGGTGCCGGTTGTGTCAGTTTCCGCAGGGAAAAATACATTCCCAAAGGCGGACCGGACGGCGGCGATGGCGGGCGCGGCGGCGATGTTGTTCTAAAGACAACCACCAAAAAGCGGACACTCTACCATCTTCGTTTCCAGCAGCTGTACAAGGCCAAAAACGGGGCCGGCGGGCAGGGTCAGAACCGTTTCGGCAAGGGCGGCGACGATCTGATCATTGAACTGCCACCCGGCACCCTGGTGATCAACGCCGATACCGGAGAGCTCATCAAAGACCTCGTCGATCCCGACGAGGTCTTTGTCGTTGCGAAAGGCGGCCGGGGCGGTCTGGGCAATGCCCGCTTCAAGTCGTCGACCAACCGTACGCCGCGCTTCGCCCAGCCGGGTGAACCCGGAGAGACCCTGGCGTTGCGCCTGGAATTGAAGCTGCTGGCCGATGTGGGGATCGTGGGGCTGCCCAATGCCGGCAAATCGACATTGGTTTCGGCTCTCTCCTCGGCCCGACCCAAGATCGCCGATTATCCCTTTACCACCCTGACACCCAATCTGGGGGTGATTCAGACCGGCTATCGGGAACCGTTCATCGTTGCCGATATTCCCGGGTTGATCGAAGGCGCCCATACGGGACTGGGACTGGGCGTGCGGTTTCTGCGGCATGTGGAACGCACCCGCGTACTGTTGCACCTGGTGGATGTCGCGGCCATCGATCCGGACCAGCCGCTCAGGGATCTTGAAACCGTCAACCGGGAGCTCAAGCAGTACAGCCGGGCACTGACCGATAAACCCCAGGTGGTGGTGCTGAACAAAATGGATGTGGCCTGGGCCGATGATGCGGCCGCCCTCTTCGAGGAGGCCTATGGCAAGGGGTCCCTGCTACGGATTTCTGCGGCGGCCGGCAGTGGCCTCGACCAATTGACCGAAACGCTTTGCGAATTGTTGGACCAACTTGATGACGCACAACCGGAAGCAGACGGGTAA